Part of the Leclercia sp. AS011 genome is shown below.
GGCAATTAACCCTGACGGCCCCATCAGCAGGGCAAACCACAGGAAAGGCCGGGAGTGATAGAGCCGCTGTTTGTAGCGCAACCACAGGGCAACCGCGCCCAGCAGCAGCATCAACATCCCCAGCCCGGCCATAATGCGGAACGACCAGAAGACGATGGTAGAGTTAGGCCGATCCTCTTTCGGAAACTCCTTCAGCGCTGGCACCTGCTTATCCAGACTGTGGGTGAGGATCAGGCTGCCAAGCGCCGGGATTTCGAGCCCGTAGCGGGTGCGTTCCTGCTCCATATCCGGCCAGCCAAACAGCAGCAGCGGGGTCGGCTCGCCGGGCGGGTTCTCCCAGTGGCCTTCAATGGCGGCAATTTTCGCTGGCTGATGCTTCAGGGTGTTGAGGCCATGCATATCCCCAACCATCGCCTGAATGGGGGCGACGATCAGCGTCATCCACAAGGCCATAGAGAACATGCGGCGAATAGCGGGGGTGTCGTTGCCGCGCAGCAGGTGCCAGGCCGCCGAGGCCGCGACAAACAGCGCGCTGCTGAGAAACGCGGCAATCGACATATGCAGCAGGCGATACGGGAATGAAGGATTAAACACCACCGCAACCCAGTCCACCGGCACCACCTGGCCGTTGACGATCTCAAAGCCCTGCGGAGTCTGCATCCAGCTGTTGGAGGCGAGGATCCAGAAGGTCGAGATGATAGTACCCAGCGCCACCATGCAGGTGGCAAAGAAGTGCAGCCCCGGTCCGACTTTGTTCCAGCCGAACAGCATCACGCCAAGGAAACCGGCTTCAAGGAAGAAGGCGGTCAGCACTTCATAGGTCAATAGCGGGCCGGTAATACTGCCGGCAAACTGGGAGAAACCGCTCCAGTTGGTGCCAAACTGGTAGGCCATCACCAGCCCGGAGACCACCCCCATGCCAAAGTTGACGGCGAAAATCTTTGACCAGAAATGGTACAGCGAGCGCCAGACAGGGTTTTTGCTTTTCAGCCATAACCCCTCCAGCACTGCCAGATAGCTGGCGAGGCCAATGGTGATCGCCGGGAAAATAATGTGGAAGGAGACAGTAAAAGCAAACTGGATCCTTGCCAGATGAAACGCATCTAAACCAAACATGCACAACCTCAAGGTAAA
Proteins encoded:
- a CDS encoding cytochrome ubiquinol oxidase subunit I translates to MFGLDAFHLARIQFAFTVSFHIIFPAITIGLASYLAVLEGLWLKSKNPVWRSLYHFWSKIFAVNFGMGVVSGLVMAYQFGTNWSGFSQFAGSITGPLLTYEVLTAFFLEAGFLGVMLFGWNKVGPGLHFFATCMVALGTIISTFWILASNSWMQTPQGFEIVNGQVVPVDWVAVVFNPSFPYRLLHMSIAAFLSSALFVAASAAWHLLRGNDTPAIRRMFSMALWMTLIVAPIQAMVGDMHGLNTLKHQPAKIAAIEGHWENPPGEPTPLLLFGWPDMEQERTRYGLEIPALGSLILTHSLDKQVPALKEFPKEDRPNSTIVFWSFRIMAGLGMLMLLLGAVALWLRYKQRLYHSRPFLWFALLMGPSGLIAILAGWVTTEVGRQPWVVYGLQRTKDAVSAHGDLHMSVSLLAFIVVYTSVFGVGYSYMVRLIKKGPQEYESFATEHDGRPARPLSAVTSQETP